Genomic segment of Candidatus Poribacteria bacterium:
TGTAGGTGCCCGTTGTGAACTTTTTTTCGGCAGGACTGCCCGGATATGTTGGATCGGGTTACAGATAATCTCGGAACCCACAAAGGATTCTGCGATGTCGAGGATTTTGGGGTTCTTGAGGAAGTTGAACGTCGCTTCACCGCGCGCTTGCATAATGTCCAGATTTGCTGTTACTTCTTGTGTTTCATTCGAGAGGTGAAGCAGTCGTTCCGTGAAGGGTTTGTCGGCGTATGTGTCGCTCACTTTCCCTTCTGCGTGCAATTTCTCAGCACGTTCCTCAATAATTCCCTTGTATTCATCAATGACGGGACCGAGGTCGTTTTCATCAAGTGCATCTTCAAGCAGTAGATATCCGTTGTCGTGGAAGAAGGAAACTTGAGATTCGGTTAAACGCATAATTGCGTCCTCCTTGCGTTGTGTACTATCCCCATCGCTGTTCGGGTGGATCGAAGACAAATCCGTGGAAAAACTTTCGCTGTTCGGGTGAGAGTTCCTTGTTGTAGAAGTCTTTGGGATATCCCCAATGTTCCTGTGAGGCGATCATCCATGGGTGTTCGTAAGCGTAATAGAGCATTTCGCGGCGGCTGTCCGTTTTGGTAAAGATACCAGCGGAATGCCAAACGGCGTTATGGAACAGAATAGCACTCCCGGGTGGCGCGCACACCTCAAGCGCACCCGGATATTCATAAGGATACCGCAGGTCTTCGTGATTCGGGTCATACATCGCCGTGTGGCTGCCCGGTATGAGCCACAGATTTCCCTGACCGCCTTTTGTCATGTCTGTCAGGTAATAGCCGATTTTGAGCTGCAAAAATGGAATTGGACGTAGGTTACGATAACCTTCATCGTGTCCATCGATGTGCCAGCCCATTGAACGTTCCATTAAATCCGAAGCGTGTTCAACGATGGCATCCGATGCATGATGGTGCGGCATCTTATTGAGCAATCCTGTGACATAAGGCAGAATCGGTTGCCAATCCAGAAGTTCCAAGAACGCAGGATGGTCACCGAGGATATAGAAGATACGGGTGCTTTTCTCGCCGTGAATGTGTGTCATTCCGGTTTGGGGTAACCCTTTCTCCTCACGTTCGCGCCGGTTCTCAATGACTTCAGCGAGAGCACTCTTGAGTATTGCAACGTGTGAAGGTGTGAGAAAATCTTCTAAGACAAGATAGCCGTTATTTTCAAAGAAAAACTTTTCGGCATCAGTCAGTTCGTGTGGCATATCGTAAATCCTCTTTTCTTTACTGACGAGGTTCTCAATTTAAATCAAACAATTCTATGGCGTTTTCAGCAAAAATTCGTGCTTTATCTGCTTCAGGGATGGGTAACTCTTCAATCAAGCGGACAAACCGTGGCATATCCACCCATGGGTGGTCTGTCCCAAACAGCAGACGATCCGCACCAGAATACTCATAAGCGTACTGCAGTGCTTGTGTTGATGGCGACACGGTGTCCAAATAGATTCGTCGTAGATACGCGCTTGGCGGTTGCGTGATGTGTTCTCTGGCTCTCCCTAACACTTCGGTCTGATGGTCAATCCTGCCGCTCATATATGGAAGGATACCTCCAACGTGC
This window contains:
- a CDS encoding phytanoyl-CoA dioxygenase family protein; amino-acid sequence: MPHELTDAEKFFFENNGYLVLEDFLTPSHVAILKSALAEVIENRREREEKGLPQTGMTHIHGEKSTRIFYILGDHPAFLELLDWQPILPYVTGLLNKMPHHHASDAIVEHASDLMERSMGWHIDGHDEGYRNLRPIPFLQLKIGYYLTDMTKGGQGNLWLIPGSHTAMYDPNHEDLRYPYEYPGALEVCAPPGSAILFHNAVWHSAGIFTKTDSRREMLYYAYEHPWMIASQEHWGYPKDFYNKELSPEQRKFFHGFVFDPPEQRWG